The Lacipirellulaceae bacterium genome includes a region encoding these proteins:
- a CDS encoding DNA/RNA non-specific endonuclease: MLYIKSFMIFAAIGLGATGSTLAQEFLRPVVHSPVHHHLRFEVEPSEHVLQFRAYAVSFDLTDDDNGDGEGDRLGVPNWISYQLDKGPITGSDERPSDWIRVPGLPTTIDSPTDASYANSGYSRGHMCMRSHAQRLGSNANYNSFCLANACPQIQAFNGGHWLGLERLCGLWADEYESLWITCGPIYVQGRDLETIGDGSETKVSIPTGFFKIVARENAAEPNQPFVLAFIYDHDEELSHSGVDVDHVPFLKSIDEIEEKTGLNFFANLSAGDQAAIESQAATALWEWNLTESLSRMFDHASRGQTIDRELFSDLYRVHGNLVIDGRLANKSIKFNAPSLVHPSFNQSRNEGQSSKYPGEPKTGRPAASAGSPEFTVNREMTSRLARIEALLHERNRSVKDEGETAQEEESLSYDISDLQRRVAKLERQIRQVDSPSGKRGNELGISGGSKRHDGRAQRTTPDFTLGSDPAESTIQIGTYNLELLGKSRKKYNGIRRPRRRFEDLREISKRIVDELDLEIVVFQEINTQSGNWKKLKQLLSSEGYEFFEGNYSNREQFVVLAWDADEIEVVDDSLQELEVNTSFSLPGGCSSSGLRKPVAGQFKAGEFDFWVVGVHLKSRVGIGSCPTKVRIEQSKDLVHQIDALISRSHERDVIVAGDFNHHIGHESFDPLTDAGFLFQTQFLGPGSAEGSYIKTWNPHQSDDLIDHIILRYSETREVVRNSTFVYPIESKQAGIEYILNQSDHVPVWTSFYTSTDLDDND, encoded by the coding sequence ATGCTTTACATAAAATCATTCATGATCTTCGCTGCAATAGGATTAGGAGCGACTGGAAGTACCTTAGCGCAAGAGTTCTTGCGACCGGTCGTCCATTCTCCTGTCCATCATCATTTGAGGTTCGAGGTTGAACCGTCCGAACACGTATTGCAATTTCGAGCGTACGCAGTATCGTTTGATCTAACCGACGACGACAACGGAGATGGCGAAGGCGATCGCCTGGGCGTACCCAACTGGATTTCCTACCAGCTCGATAAAGGCCCTATCACTGGCAGCGACGAGCGTCCGAGTGATTGGATCCGTGTCCCAGGATTGCCTACCACCATAGACTCTCCCACAGACGCGTCCTATGCCAACTCAGGTTATTCGCGGGGCCACATGTGTATGCGTTCCCACGCGCAGAGACTGGGAAGCAATGCAAACTACAACTCTTTCTGCTTGGCGAATGCGTGTCCACAAATACAAGCGTTTAACGGGGGACACTGGCTGGGGCTTGAGAGACTGTGTGGCTTATGGGCAGATGAATACGAGAGTCTTTGGATTACTTGTGGTCCCATCTATGTTCAAGGACGAGATCTCGAAACCATCGGCGATGGCTCGGAGACAAAGGTCTCTATCCCAACAGGTTTTTTCAAGATCGTTGCTCGGGAGAACGCAGCTGAGCCTAACCAGCCCTTCGTGCTTGCCTTCATCTATGATCATGATGAGGAACTGAGCCATTCTGGCGTTGATGTCGATCATGTGCCCTTCCTAAAGAGCATCGATGAGATTGAAGAAAAAACAGGCCTGAACTTTTTCGCTAATCTGTCGGCTGGCGACCAAGCGGCCATTGAGTCTCAAGCAGCAACCGCTTTGTGGGAATGGAATCTGACCGAAAGTTTGTCAAGGATGTTCGATCATGCGAGTCGCGGACAAACGATTGACCGGGAGCTGTTTAGCGACCTTTATCGGGTTCACGGAAACCTAGTGATAGATGGTCGACTTGCGAACAAATCGATCAAATTCAACGCGCCCTCGCTAGTTCACCCTAGTTTCAATCAATCAAGAAACGAGGGGCAGAGCAGCAAATATCCGGGAGAGCCAAAAACCGGGCGTCCAGCTGCCTCAGCAGGGTCACCAGAGTTCACAGTAAATCGAGAGATGACTAGTCGACTCGCTCGCATCGAAGCATTGTTGCACGAGCGCAACCGATCGGTTAAGGATGAAGGTGAGACTGCCCAGGAGGAAGAGTCGCTTTCTTACGACATCAGTGATTTGCAGCGAAGAGTGGCAAAGCTGGAACGTCAGATTAGGCAAGTAGATTCCCCTTCCGGTAAGAGAGGGAATGAGTTGGGAATCAGCGGGGGTAGTAAGCGGCACGATGGCAGGGCTCAGCGGACTACCCCTGACTTTACTCTTGGCTCTGATCCGGCTGAAAGCACGATCCAAATTGGAACCTACAATCTTGAGTTGCTGGGCAAGTCTCGAAAAAAGTACAATGGCATCAGGCGTCCAAGACGGCGATTCGAAGATCTACGTGAAATCTCTAAACGAATCGTTGACGAGTTGGATCTAGAGATCGTCGTTTTTCAGGAGATCAATACCCAAAGTGGCAACTGGAAGAAGTTAAAGCAACTGCTTAGCAGCGAAGGATACGAATTCTTTGAGGGGAATTATAGCAATCGTGAGCAATTTGTCGTTCTGGCTTGGGATGCTGATGAAATAGAAGTCGTTGATGATTCGTTGCAAGAGCTCGAAGTAAACACTTCATTTAGTCTGCCAGGAGGTTGCTCGAGCAGCGGTCTTCGCAAGCCTGTTGCGGGCCAGTTCAAAGCAGGTGAGTTTGATTTTTGGGTCGTTGGTGTCCACCTAAAGTCACGCGTTGGGATTGGTAGCTGCCCAACGAAAGTTAGAATAGAGCAAAGTAAGGATCTTGTTCACCAAATCGACGCTCTCATCTCGAGGAGTCATGAACGAGATGTGATTGTCGCGGGGGATTTTAACCACCACATCGGCCATGAGTCATTCGATCCGCTGACGGACGCGGGCTTCCTCTTTCAAACGCAATTTCTAGGTCCCGGCTCAGCAGAAGGTTCTTACATAAAGACTTGGAATCCTCACCAATCCGATGACCTGATTGACCACATCATCCTGCGCTACTCGGAGACAAGAGAGGTGGTTCGAAACAGTACGTTCGTTTATCCAATCGAATCCAAGCAAGCTGGGATTGAGTACATCTTAAACCAGTCGGATCACGTTCCTGTTTGGACCTCCTTCTATACCAGTACAGATCTTGATGATAACGATTGA
- a CDS encoding HAD family hydrolase, with product MCQAQNIALVFDFDHTLTDDSTEKLLSSFGIDTAIFWRETVGQMVTDGWDPALAWTSALCDLVGKNRPLGNLTEEQLSEFGKSIDFYPDVLSSLEDFRRIPDEFPELNTEVELYIISGGIEVLLRGTKAAEKVDEIRGCTFEVDSKGILKRPKRAITFTEKTRYLFEINKGLLRQSKSDPYAVNESIEREDRRVPFENMIYIGDGLTDVPAFSVVKQRGGAAFAVVDPCDVVRRRRAWEKLVSPTRVTNVFQPSYGPDAMLGAFLREGVRSMCRRMVGSG from the coding sequence ATGTGTCAGGCCCAAAACATTGCCTTGGTTTTCGATTTCGATCATACGCTGACGGATGATTCGACCGAAAAACTGTTGTCCTCTTTCGGTATCGACACCGCGATTTTTTGGCGTGAGACGGTCGGCCAAATGGTGACGGATGGGTGGGACCCAGCTCTTGCATGGACCAGCGCACTATGCGACCTGGTTGGTAAGAATCGCCCTCTGGGCAATCTGACGGAGGAGCAGTTAAGCGAGTTCGGGAAGTCTATCGACTTCTATCCTGATGTCTTGTCATCGCTGGAAGACTTTCGACGGATCCCCGATGAGTTTCCTGAACTGAATACCGAGGTTGAACTCTATATTATTAGCGGCGGTATCGAGGTTCTTCTCCGAGGTACCAAAGCTGCCGAGAAGGTAGACGAGATTCGAGGCTGTACGTTTGAAGTCGATTCCAAAGGAATTCTCAAACGCCCCAAACGGGCAATAACTTTTACAGAAAAAACGAGGTACTTGTTCGAGATCAATAAGGGTCTTCTGCGTCAGAGCAAATCGGACCCCTATGCCGTCAATGAGTCGATTGAACGGGAAGATCGGCGCGTGCCATTTGAGAACATGATCTACATCGGAGACGGACTCACCGATGTCCCTGCCTTTTCGGTAGTCAAGCAGCGAGGTGGAGCCGCGTTCGCGGTAGTCGATCCTTGCGATGTTGTGCGGCGTCGCCGAGCCTGGGAAAAACTGGTTTCGCCGACGCGAGTGACAAATGTCTTTCAACCGTCCTATGGACCCGATGCGATGCTAGGGGCATTCCTAAGAGAAGGTGTAAGGTCGATGTGCCGGCGGATGGTCGGATCAGGATAA
- a CDS encoding Dyp-type peroxidase has translation MKEPNIVQAGPLPLGLFETSYQRGIVDPMWPETPIYGSDFVGIDDEKYPGLRGKMDPQEFLTVARVNTSAKTLPEVATMLQSITTFCDYQMTRGPATADLRPLQYVPRSYRVTVTVGLGATFFMDPVSGRDRFGFLHAKPRSLRIPPRLFGDRFDPSEEQTDLVFSIASDHKYVNAAIARSIETIDASLQVVAVDEGFARPDKRAFGRFEDGISNLGNLTRPERESFIFIDEFSEEPAWCRGGSYLVFRKVEQDLEKWDLLEDDQQSLMIGRQKEDGMPLAKRRDKDFPREPLFADPVNKADGPLKSHSRAVNPRRPPKYSLGLDDMDRRFLRRGYPYLDNIGSLDEETGKYAPSSFGLLFVAYMNSISRQFEYVTDTWQMNPDFPCPEAGRDAMFTSGVFSVLTGGYYFCPPAWRFPKDFLASGLLAEVS, from the coding sequence ATGAAAGAGCCAAACATTGTTCAGGCAGGGCCCTTGCCGCTCGGACTGTTTGAGACCAGTTATCAACGTGGTATTGTCGATCCCATGTGGCCGGAAACTCCCATCTATGGTAGCGACTTTGTGGGGATTGATGATGAGAAGTATCCAGGGCTTCGAGGAAAGATGGACCCGCAAGAGTTTTTAACGGTTGCCCGCGTTAATACGTCCGCCAAGACGCTTCCTGAAGTAGCGACAATGTTGCAGAGCATTACCACGTTCTGTGACTACCAAATGACCCGCGGCCCCGCGACCGCCGATTTGCGTCCCCTGCAGTATGTTCCCCGAAGCTATCGGGTGACCGTTACCGTGGGGCTCGGAGCAACGTTTTTCATGGACCCGGTGTCTGGTAGAGACCGATTCGGTTTTTTGCATGCCAAGCCGCGTTCCTTGCGAATTCCACCGCGACTGTTTGGTGATCGATTTGACCCCTCAGAAGAGCAGACCGATCTCGTTTTTTCGATCGCCAGCGACCACAAGTATGTGAATGCGGCAATTGCGCGTTCTATTGAGACGATTGATGCATCATTGCAAGTCGTTGCGGTTGACGAGGGATTTGCCCGTCCCGATAAGCGTGCTTTCGGACGCTTTGAGGACGGCATTTCTAATCTCGGCAACCTAACGCGTCCCGAGCGCGAGTCGTTTATTTTTATCGATGAGTTCTCCGAAGAGCCCGCTTGGTGCCGTGGTGGAAGCTACTTGGTGTTTCGCAAGGTTGAGCAGGATTTGGAGAAATGGGACCTCTTGGAGGATGATCAACAATCGCTGATGATTGGCAGGCAGAAAGAGGATGGAATGCCGCTGGCGAAGAGGCGTGACAAGGACTTTCCTCGTGAGCCCTTATTCGCTGATCCTGTCAATAAAGCCGATGGCCCTCTCAAGTCACATTCTCGCGCGGTCAATCCGCGTAGGCCGCCAAAGTACTCTCTAGGGTTGGATGATATGGATCGTCGGTTCCTACGGAGAGGATACCCATATCTAGATAACATAGGGTCGTTGGACGAGGAAACCGGCAAATACGCTCCATCTAGCTTTGGGCTCTTGTTCGTGGCCTACATGAATAGTATCTCGCGCCAATTCGAGTATGTCACCGATACGTGGCAGATGAATCCCGATTTTCCGTGTCCTGAGGCTGGTCGAGATGCCATGTTTACCTCCGGAGTTTTTTCGGTGCTTACGGGCGGCTATTACTTCTGTCCTCCAGCGTGGCGATTCCCAAAGGATTTCTTAGCGTCGGGATTGTTAGCGGAGGTTTCCTAG
- a CDS encoding pyruvate formate lyase family protein: MFHSTSEFWRQLELLKLYEKHPQLRKQPLPQALDGCPIRRGEMPTDRVLRLLTRTFADWKQKPRWLREQDTPHLLAAVDEKTREELSRKPVAIRKAYAIAKILDIVTTPEVAVQAGTLRIHPDELVVGCIPPYSVAQGKELVGYLTEAEELDAALNMLNDRAPFGHVTPDYQTLLRKGIRGIVRDCHQKLKTLGQARSEQKRKKQTFYQAAIIALEGVAVFAQRYAQHAMEMASEYEVQGRSGHENLKEIAQRLGKTPIGPPRSFLEAVQCLYLIHCALHTTGEITSIGRLDQLLMPFLEKDSVTESQAQEIIDCLWIKFGERALHNRAHLEDRFTFCDGALLGNKLPANYDQGSLTNQWMQQVTIGGYEATNQPKPEDGTNRLTYLCLKASRRLPLNSPTLDLRVNKSSPRKLLREASKAILSGGAHPIIMNDDRIVPALHKESGGKVSLKSARNYACDGCYETHFAGETEFSFFYIPALDLLEKTLNRGAGFATSGPMHLRGWKDSFRTIPATEFTSLEQFWEVFQTHLDLQIHRMYRNVYQFYGEKESIAPSPLLSTLIAGCLASGTDLSGGGANYKMLSPLMTGISTCADSIYALKRLVFERRQVEMSEMLACLYSNWGKTRPEVGLSLSEKRIAEIREQTMRLPRFGHGNTAVDEIAWRLIDLFCDRLFALRSDSRHQAGLARLQKRHGSDFEILISPGVGTFEQYVFSGGWVGATPDGRKSGQPIESDISPAPYYQDKELDVSGRRRHPREIAIRQGLNSYAHPSLDRLSDGAPVDLNLAEGFSEERLLGILSAIAKGKTGSNVVTFTVADPETFTAASSAAGHDYDLVRVRMGGWTEYFRVLSEAHRKQHARRPLFVED, translated from the coding sequence ATGTTTCATAGCACCAGCGAATTCTGGCGGCAGCTAGAGCTATTGAAACTCTATGAAAAACATCCCCAACTTAGGAAGCAGCCACTTCCTCAAGCGTTGGACGGTTGTCCAATCCGCCGAGGAGAAATGCCCACGGATCGGGTGTTGCGTCTACTGACTCGAACGTTTGCAGACTGGAAGCAGAAACCTCGCTGGTTGCGTGAGCAGGACACGCCTCACCTGCTGGCCGCCGTTGACGAGAAGACGCGCGAGGAACTCTCTCGCAAACCGGTGGCGATCCGGAAGGCGTACGCCATCGCGAAAATCTTGGATATCGTCACGACACCAGAGGTTGCCGTCCAAGCGGGCACACTACGAATCCACCCGGATGAGTTGGTAGTAGGTTGCATCCCGCCTTATTCCGTCGCCCAAGGTAAAGAATTGGTTGGTTACCTTACGGAGGCGGAAGAGTTGGATGCTGCGCTCAATATGTTGAACGACCGGGCTCCCTTCGGTCATGTCACCCCCGACTATCAGACTCTGCTGCGGAAAGGTATCCGGGGAATCGTGCGAGATTGCCACCAGAAACTGAAAACCCTGGGGCAAGCTCGCTCTGAGCAGAAGCGAAAGAAACAAACCTTCTATCAGGCGGCGATTATTGCTCTCGAAGGAGTCGCTGTCTTCGCACAGCGGTATGCCCAGCATGCCATGGAAATGGCAAGTGAATACGAGGTGCAGGGCCGTAGCGGCCATGAGAACCTCAAAGAGATCGCCCAACGGTTGGGCAAGACTCCGATCGGCCCCCCAAGGTCATTCCTGGAAGCCGTGCAATGCTTGTACTTAATCCACTGCGCACTTCACACAACCGGTGAAATCACTTCCATAGGCCGATTGGATCAACTACTGATGCCTTTTCTTGAGAAGGATTCTGTGACAGAGAGCCAGGCTCAGGAGATTATCGACTGCCTCTGGATCAAATTCGGGGAGCGTGCACTTCACAATCGGGCACATCTTGAGGACCGCTTTACTTTCTGTGATGGGGCGCTTCTAGGGAACAAGCTGCCAGCAAACTATGACCAAGGAAGCCTGACGAATCAGTGGATGCAGCAGGTCACGATCGGTGGCTACGAGGCAACCAATCAACCAAAGCCCGAAGATGGTACGAATCGGCTGACCTATTTATGCCTGAAAGCCTCGCGTAGGTTGCCACTGAATAGCCCGACCCTCGACTTGCGGGTTAATAAGAGTTCTCCAAGGAAACTTCTACGTGAGGCGTCGAAGGCGATCCTCAGTGGCGGCGCTCACCCGATTATTATGAACGACGACCGAATCGTACCGGCGTTGCATAAAGAGTCTGGCGGGAAGGTCTCACTAAAGAGTGCACGAAACTACGCCTGTGATGGCTGCTATGAAACCCATTTCGCCGGTGAAACGGAGTTCAGTTTTTTTTACATTCCGGCGCTTGATCTCTTGGAGAAGACGCTCAATCGAGGAGCCGGTTTTGCCACATCAGGACCGATGCACTTGCGAGGCTGGAAAGATAGCTTTCGGACGATTCCAGCGACGGAGTTCACGTCACTTGAGCAGTTCTGGGAGGTATTCCAAACACATTTGGATCTCCAGATCCATCGGATGTACCGCAATGTCTATCAGTTCTATGGTGAGAAAGAGTCCATCGCCCCCTCACCGCTGCTCTCGACGCTCATCGCTGGTTGTCTTGCTAGCGGCACGGACCTATCGGGGGGCGGGGCCAACTACAAGATGTTATCACCGCTAATGACAGGGATTAGTACCTGTGCCGACTCGATCTATGCACTGAAGCGTCTAGTCTTCGAACGTAGACAAGTTGAGATGTCGGAAATGCTTGCTTGCCTCTATTCCAATTGGGGAAAGACAAGGCCTGAAGTCGGGCTCTCTTTATCGGAGAAGCGGATTGCAGAGATCCGGGAGCAGACGATGCGTCTTCCCCGCTTTGGTCACGGTAATACTGCCGTCGACGAGATTGCCTGGAGGCTAATTGACTTGTTTTGCGATCGACTGTTTGCCCTTCGAAGCGACTCCCGCCATCAAGCAGGGCTGGCACGTCTTCAGAAGCGGCATGGCAGCGATTTCGAGATTCTGATCAGTCCTGGCGTGGGAACTTTTGAGCAGTATGTCTTTTCGGGAGGTTGGGTCGGAGCGACACCTGACGGTCGCAAATCTGGGCAACCGATTGAGTCAGACATATCGCCAGCACCTTACTATCAGGATAAAGAACTCGATGTTTCTGGAAGGCGGCGACATCCTCGCGAGATAGCCATTCGTCAGGGACTTAATAGTTACGCCCATCCGAGCCTTGACCGGTTATCCGATGGTGCACCGGTCGATCTCAATCTGGCCGAAGGGTTTTCCGAAGAGCGATTACTTGGAATCTTATCAGCAATTGCCAAAGGAAAGACTGGCAGCAATGTCGTGACCTTTACCGTGGCTGACCCTGAGACTTTCACGGCGGCAAGTTCGGCTGCAGGACACGATTATGACTTGGTGCGGGTACGCATGGGCGGTTGGACGGAATACTTCCGTGTACTCTCCGAAGCGCATCGAAAGCAGCACGCACGCCGTCCGCTTTTCGTGGAGGATTAA
- a CDS encoding carbonic anhydrase family protein, with amino-acid sequence MSMPQQSPVNLESPISTQFGANQLKVRWRKSARGTIITGGHGTPEVRFNANDADYILLDRCRYHLVNFHFHSPSEHWLAGKQQRMELHIVHQNAQQHGGGRAAIGVFIEPKKASRASKISRSGSKNGNPPAISTNPWDWLPTNFERYYRYEGSLTTPAYTENVSWIVLKEPLRCTVQEFKKLSSYYGGPARLPQPLNRRFLLANF; translated from the coding sequence ATGTCGATGCCCCAACAGTCTCCCGTTAACCTTGAATCTCCCATTTCAACGCAGTTTGGGGCAAACCAATTAAAGGTGCGCTGGCGGAAGTCGGCGAGGGGCACGATCATCACTGGTGGCCACGGCACTCCAGAGGTTCGATTCAATGCAAATGATGCAGACTATATTCTCTTGGATCGCTGCCGATATCACCTGGTGAATTTTCACTTTCACAGTCCGAGCGAGCATTGGCTTGCTGGTAAGCAGCAGCGGATGGAACTCCACATCGTGCATCAGAATGCCCAGCAACATGGCGGAGGACGGGCTGCAATTGGAGTCTTTATCGAACCCAAGAAGGCTTCCCGTGCCAGCAAGATTAGCAGAAGTGGCTCGAAAAATGGTAACCCACCCGCTATTTCGACCAATCCTTGGGACTGGTTGCCAACCAATTTCGAGCGTTACTATCGTTACGAAGGCTCGCTGACCACGCCTGCCTACACCGAGAATGTTAGCTGGATCGTCTTGAAGGAGCCGCTTCGCTGCACCGTCCAGGAGTTTAAGAAGCTTTCCTCCTATTACGGCGGGCCGGCCAGACTTCCTCAGCCCCTAAATCGCCGATTCTTGTTGGCGAACTTCTGA